Proteins encoded by one window of Chondromyces crocatus:
- a CDS encoding NAD-dependent epimerase/dehydratase family protein translates to MSRYLVTGATGFLGTHLTDQLLAAGHEVVALCRRAAPELAAKGVTVAPGDILDAASVRAAAAGCEGAFHCAGKVSRRREDAAELYRIHVDGTKTTLDACREAGVRRVVLASTSGVTAVSKEPLVHDETEEPPMQIIAAWPYYRSKLYAERAGLDRSGPEFAVIAVGPSLLLGPGDVHGSSTGDVVQFLEQKVPVVPAGGLSFVDARDAATGLILAMEKGRAGERYLLSAANMTLEAFFGRLERVSRVPAPTIRLPRSIGLARAGAQILERLQKHLPVELPLDPVSAEMGQHFWYVDASKARSELGWSPRDPLATLADTVEDLQTRGVIWPRV, encoded by the coding sequence CTCGGCACCCACCTCACCGACCAGCTCCTCGCGGCAGGGCACGAGGTGGTCGCGCTCTGCCGCCGCGCAGCCCCCGAGCTCGCGGCGAAGGGGGTGACGGTGGCGCCGGGGGACATCCTCGACGCGGCGAGCGTCCGCGCTGCCGCAGCGGGTTGCGAGGGCGCGTTCCACTGTGCGGGCAAGGTGTCCCGGCGTCGCGAGGATGCGGCGGAGCTCTACCGGATCCACGTCGACGGGACGAAGACCACGCTCGATGCGTGCCGTGAGGCCGGCGTGCGTCGCGTCGTCCTCGCCAGCACCAGCGGCGTGACCGCGGTGAGCAAGGAGCCTCTGGTCCACGACGAGACCGAGGAGCCGCCGATGCAGATCATCGCGGCGTGGCCTTACTACCGGTCCAAGCTCTACGCCGAGCGCGCCGGTCTGGATCGCAGCGGCCCCGAGTTCGCGGTGATCGCGGTGGGTCCCTCGCTGCTGCTCGGTCCGGGCGACGTGCACGGCTCGTCGACGGGCGACGTCGTGCAGTTCCTGGAGCAGAAGGTGCCGGTGGTCCCCGCCGGGGGCCTCTCGTTCGTCGACGCGCGCGACGCCGCGACCGGCTTGATCCTGGCGATGGAGAAGGGGCGTGCTGGCGAGCGTTACTTGCTCAGCGCGGCCAACATGACCCTGGAGGCGTTCTTCGGTCGTCTGGAGCGGGTCAGCCGGGTGCCGGCGCCGACGATCCGACTGCCGAGGAGCATCGGCCTCGCCAGGGCGGGCGCGCAGATCCTGGAGCGTCTGCAGAAGCACCTGCCCGTCGAGCTTCCGCTCGATCCGGTGTCGGCGGAGATGGGGCAGCACTTCTGGTACGTGGACGCGAGCAAGGCGCGGAGCGAGCTGGGATGGTCACCGCGTGACCCGCTCGCCACCCTCGCCGACACCGTCGAGGATCTCCAGACGCGGGGCGTCATCTGGCCGCGCGTCTGA
- a CDS encoding diacylglycerol/lipid kinase family protein: protein MRPLIIVNPRSAGGKTGQLFDGITGTIRRALGDFDVQRTERPRHAVELARVAAQEGRELVVAVGGDGCIHEVVNGLMQARDGGALRTRLGLIGQGTGGDFRRTLGLEHRLEHYCAALRQGRPRLIDIGQFSYRDHEGRPAEAYFVNILSAGLGGLVDKHVARIPKVAGGALAYFAASARGLIESRIGRLRCRLMLNGEGRELEMETRQLTICNGRVFGGGMKVAPMAELDDGLLEVVDLGAASLPRFIAVSMGVYSARHLRHPDVKHHRCERIEIELLNKDAEERFLLDVDGEPLGRLPVSVSVIPRALEVMGPP from the coding sequence GTGCGCCCGCTCATCATCGTCAATCCTCGATCGGCCGGCGGTAAGACCGGACAGCTCTTCGACGGCATCACTGGCACCATCCGTCGCGCGCTGGGCGATTTCGACGTCCAGCGGACCGAGCGGCCTCGCCATGCCGTGGAGCTGGCGCGCGTTGCCGCGCAAGAGGGGCGAGAGCTGGTCGTGGCCGTGGGCGGGGACGGATGCATCCACGAGGTGGTCAACGGCTTGATGCAGGCGCGTGACGGCGGTGCGCTCCGCACGCGTCTGGGCCTCATCGGGCAAGGGACGGGCGGCGATTTCCGCCGCACCCTGGGGCTCGAGCACCGGCTCGAGCATTACTGCGCCGCCCTCCGGCAGGGGCGACCTCGGCTCATCGACATCGGGCAGTTCAGCTACCGCGATCACGAGGGGCGCCCGGCCGAGGCCTACTTCGTGAACATCCTCTCGGCAGGGCTCGGTGGGCTCGTGGACAAGCATGTGGCGCGGATCCCCAAGGTCGCCGGGGGCGCGCTCGCCTACTTCGCCGCCTCGGCGCGGGGGTTGATCGAGAGCCGGATCGGTCGCTTGCGATGTCGTCTCATGCTGAACGGCGAGGGGCGTGAACTGGAGATGGAGACGCGCCAGCTCACCATCTGCAACGGGCGTGTGTTCGGGGGTGGGATGAAGGTGGCGCCGATGGCCGAGCTGGACGATGGTCTCCTCGAAGTGGTCGATCTCGGTGCGGCGTCGCTACCGCGGTTCATCGCCGTGTCCATGGGTGTCTACTCGGCACGTCATCTGCGTCACCCGGACGTGAAGCACCACCGGTGCGAGCGCATCGAGATCGAGCTGCTCAACAAGGACGCCGAGGAGCGCTTCTTGCTCGACGTCGACGGCGAGCCGCTGGGCCGCTTGCCCGTCTCGGTCTCGGTGATCCCGCGGGCGCTGGAAGTGATGGGGCCGCCGTGA